In the Hermetia illucens chromosome 1, iHerIll2.2.curated.20191125, whole genome shotgun sequence genome, gtcacgctgctagtccaatgcaacatcttcgtctccattaccgcaagacgccgttcattggcttttatagtcggccaacactcagaaccatagagagcaactggacggacgatattgcggtaaattttagatttgaaacgttcgttgctacgtcgatcacaaagaacaccagttatggaacgccacttcatccaggttgcgttaatgcgtgaagcaatttcataacacagttctccattgactgatagcgttgacccgaagtatttaaatcgctcagttctgggcagattactgccgctgacagtgatagtgtctgttcaaaaattcagttttgtgtaGACTCAATCTGAGAatgtgttgcatgaagcgatcattccatttttcgacAAATTACTCGAGATCGTTTTTGCAATTAGACTCTAGGAAAACCTCATCTACATAAagaagtgtccataacaagaacaaagaggagtggtgagaggcgcttctttgatgaacgcTAACAAAATcaggaagcgattttgatacacccacaaTACTGCGAACTTTACTTtgcggatcatggtagagcaatttaatccagcgcacgagttcttctggtactaagtgttgtcttaaagcataccagatgagttcgtgtggcacactgtcaaacgctttcgttaaatccagaaatgcaatgtaaagagggcgatgcttctcacggtgtttctccatgagtaactgcgcagcgtgtattgcatcagtagttccgcagttcttgacaaatccagcttgattcgcggtttgaaataatttcgcgaatacggttgtcaagaatgcgttcaaaaatcttcatagtatgggaaagtaaccggatcggacggatcgtggatacaagacctacttaaatctctaccgaactaaggagtacggcttccgtgttgaaacgcaacaccacgacgAGGTCCGAGggcctctgttcgcttgaaagtaaccaacagcccccatgaagctcccactagggggccaatcgcaaCAACCgaactgaacgcacatacaacaggaattctcctgaagtatgtgaattcaagggctttcccggttcccatggtaccagtatatccctggtaaggaTTTCGTgatctattgccacttcagatgagccgttgtgcaggctcgggtctgatcgccctaattaggcctttggagcatttgcctactgcatcagggccggcaaaccaatgtgatacagcgtcgcccggtgccaccactatgaaggttctcctcggccacttggttctgGTACAGCCggtagggttgccgccccgtcttcttcatcgccacctctgagcacaaGTTGCGCTGCCAAGTGGAACTACTTGTAATGAAGCTAAGGaaataaatggcgcccaacgtgaggcccaacatttcctggattcagaccTAATTTCTTGCAGGGtttctgaatcaagtggaagatagcttattccggctcacaacttcgtttggtgatgtcggatagagaatcaatagattctcaacagtGTGCCCGGCTAGCTCAGTCGGTAGAGCATGAAACTCTTAATCTCAGGGTCGTGGGTTCGGGCCTcatgttgggcgccatttgtaatgaagatcagacgatcatcctaagtgaaaaacgacctagagggaagagctatcccgcAAAATCTTGAATAGGGTCATCCTCTGAaatactggcctgaggatgtcaaggaaggcaGGGAATCTCAGGGGCAGCGCCTCAATCACGATATAAGgcagaagaaaccatgatcgggattgcgatccgtcgtggattttcctccCGGCACTCGGgttcggagacttacggctccacgcgcgggttctggtttttattcgttagaccgtcgcgaattccttcgtttattgtctattttgaaaccCGGTGCAGACTCACGCATCgatatagacacgttgattttgtattaatgccACGTacgttacggcttttggcaagtcgatacagatctttctcgccatcccgagtgtccggtttatcgtaaagatttttttttgtaatgaacCGCTCGGGATACACCGATCGCTTCCTTTGCTTcgcagttggcattcttataaatttgccaattggtgagcgttttatcgttgagaaacttgtggtaatgGCGTTTCTTTcggcgggacctgtcaccaagagagatcaagtaggatttagcatagtggaacaacttcaattatactttattcatctctttccctgatctcatcattttatttttgtttgactgaggacagtacaaagtacgttgcctcaaaccctcctcctttacctgtgcTAAGGGATTAGCAAATTatatatgttaatagcatggcggagttgtggagtaactccaagtacacttttaCTGAGGATTGCGATTATGTAAGCTCCGTACATTGCCACACAACGATCAGAAGGATTTTAATTTGGTCGGCATATGGCGATTCACAACCAAAACCCGCTCATGCGTTTCCACTGCTGGAAGACAGTTGGATGGCGGATGCGGCCCATATTGAATTTGGTGGGGTAACGTTCTGCTCCCCTGCTGACGGATGCAGTAGTGGCGATATGTTagcgatggtaagcgaccgtcAAATGATAGTTGCTTTTGATACCGATCTCAGCATCTCTTTTGTTGTGCATATTcagaaggcaactcctaaatctactggtaATCGCGATATGGTCGATTTGATTAAATGTTCGTAGCCGTTCAGTCGAAACCTAATTGACCTTGTTACAGGCCATGTGCTCGAAAAGGATGCCGCTGATGACTAAACCAGCATGTAATTAGAAGAAAGAAAGTATCCTTCCCCACTATATTGGAAAGCTCCTTTGCACAATGGTGATGCACCTTAATCTGGTCCGGAATATTGCCGTCAAGATCCTGCTAGAAAGCAAGTCCCAGGTCAAGAcagcgcgtcttgcggtaaccgTGAGTAACACTCCGGCATCAGATTTACATTTCTTATCATTTGCTTTCCCCGAGTATAAAAGCATATTGCCTCAGAATTCTGCCATCTTACTTCGCATGGGCCCAAAATTTTAAAGTTCTATCGTTCGGAATTCTCATTCGAGTTGgtgaaagtgagcattctggggaccttCGATACCGTTGTTGTGGATCGTGCCTACAGTCTACGAACTGCTAGGCGCTCTCTGTAGCCAAAGGCCATAGCTGCGTGGTCCCTTTCTAGCAGAGGCGGCGTAGGCATTTCGGTAGCaaggaattttcaaaatttacagttggtagctcacaaatttctatcgaCTTCTATCTAATATTCTAATTTCTATCTCGATAAGCAGAGAATACTTTTAGTAAGTTATCAGAGAGCGCAAGTGATGTATGCAAAATTAAGAGGCTACCAATTTATAAATAATGCTTTGAAACAGTTCATACCCTTTTAATTTAACTCCAATTAAAAATAATCGTATTCAGCATTGTCTTACAACTAATGGTCGTAAATTGTATGCGAATCTTATTCATATGTTGAATTCCGAGCAATTTTATTATTCTTCCTTCATCATAATTAGTTTAGTTATAAACAACCCTAATTGCCAGAAAGCTTGTTTCATAACCAAATCTTTTCATATTCTCCTAGATACCAATATCCCGCTTTAATAGGATTGATAGCAGCGACAACGTGGTGTTCAGTAATTTGTGTGAGCCGCCTTTATCTGGGAATGCACAGCGTATTGGTAAGCGAGACAGCATTTTTAACCTTTGATTCTATCCACACTAAAATAGCTCCTAAATGTTACTGTAATTATTTATTACTTTTACGTGTTTGTAGACGTAATCGCTCATCTACATTTTATGAGAGATAATGAGAAAATTACTGATAAACTTTCATTGGTGAAACGGACGCGCGCGTTATATCTTTGTAGATAGCCTTATCAATTGCGGACTGATAATGTAGAAATTAACGCTTGAATGAGTAACTCTTACGGTCATGGTTAAGACTTCGCAGGGGGTCAGATAACTACAGGCTGTTGATAATCAGTACTGTTTGGAGAGTTCTTGATAATAGCACTCGATCTTTAGTGGCAATTGTAATAGGTTTTTACTGAACGGTAGATATAATTTGGATATAGGCCAATAAAATAGTGTAAGTCATAATCTGTGATTCACCATTTACCCCGGAACTGACAATATTTTGATAATGAAGGACCACCATAAAATAAATGATGAGGCAACTggaagttggattttcatgattcATGGCTATTTTGTCAAAGtagccaaataaaagcaaattgAATATGATCATGATGATCATCAGTtgtatttctttttaatttttcagtaaGCAAGTGTGATTAATTCAAAAAAGGATTTTTGATGAGTCCAAGAATAATTCTTCGTGTCCTAATGCGTTGGACGTTGGTGCAGCTACATTGCGTCTCTGGGACATTGTTTGATGAAATGTTCTGACAATGAAACAATTTCTGGAGTAAGATTAAAAACTCTGAACTGGACTTTGATTATCGCCGGACATTgatcagcattaagttgatacgTTTATCATGACTTAGGCAtcgaaatattttatattccgGATCTTGCTTTTTTGTTAGGAATAACTCCAGTCAGTTTCAATATTTTAATTGAAGTAGGAAATAATGCTCTCTCTGCTTTAAGTATATGAATCAGCAAAACCATTCATGTTTTTCATTGTATATTCTGAACAACGAAGTATAAACACCAGATATTCGAGGCATTGTTTTATCTGGATTACCGTCctaatatttttattatgttcGTTTGCTCCTGGCAAGGTAAGTTTTTTTGTGACTAATGGCATCTAGCCTCTACCACTTGTCCCTAGGGGAATTCTTTTCCCAGTTTCTGATAGCAGCATTTCAAAATCCTACTGACACTCTAATTGTTGGTTCCGATTCCGGTATGGGAGAAATTTAACTCTCTTTCGCTGGATTAtgtgaaatttcattttcttttgcacCACAGGTGTGCAGGCGCTACTAGCGATATATGCCCTCAATGCACTCCTGTAtatcctcctctcccctccggcGTACAGTGCTGTCAGGGTACGTGAGTCCCGATGTTTGACAGCGAAGCTCTAGGGCAACAGTAACATAGCCGACTAACGGCAACTTTGGGTATTTTTGTtgtggacttttcaaccagggcGGAATGGAATAGCGGCTATGTGCAGTAAAGTTATGAcatagtattctttaccgatggatcaaaaatgGACGGTGGAGTCCGTGCAGGATTTTTCTCATATACGCACAGTTCagccgagtcgtatggtcttccgGAAATCGCCCAGTGTATTCCAAACAGGGGTATTGGCGATACCGTAAGCCTGTCGATTgttggggcatgatccgagctccGTAGATAACATAGTCATTATGATCGGCAGAAATTAAAGCTTTGCACGCAATGGCGACATCCTTCAAGTTGGTGGGCTATGCAGGACGTGTTGAATGAACAGcccggcagactggccagacaCGCATCTGCTTTTGACGGTCCCTCGGTGGGCACAGTCGGCGTGCCACTGGCAACTGTGaggagtggaatctactcgcactgctTAGCAGCCACTGGCTTCAGATGGAAAAGGCCCACCGGTTGCACTGAGTGGAGTAGCATTTTGCTTTCTTATAATAAGATCTGATCGCGAGAGTTTTTCtcccagacgcgtgcaaatgcgtacACAATTATAACGGTTTGCGCGAGGCACTAGCCTATGGGGCATCATGTGGCCAGACTCGACATACGACAACCCAGTCGAAGTTGCGGAGAGCAGTGACCAACCCTCAATCATTTACTTTGATCTAGTTGGGACCAGGCTGGGGACACTAGGAAAGCAATTCTTTGGGACCTTAAGATCTCGGATTGTTGGGTCGGGTGGCTAATATCTTTCGTAAGGCTACCAGCTGCCTCTGCCGACTAAAACGAATAGATTCTGCTAGCCTTACCCTTTTCATGGCAGTCAAGGTTTTAGGAGTCTATAGCATCAAAACGATACACCTGCGGTTGACTCCTCGGAGCGCTACTGATGCCAACCTACCTACCCTTCGCCACAGTGACTAGCTATTCAAAGTTTTTCCTCAGCCAATTGACTCAGTCTTGGGCAAGAACAACTCATTAGATGTTGCCTCTCACctaccttgggagcagcgtgaccgaagtgattACAACTTGGTATTTGCTTTCTTATATAAATCTATTAAGACGAATTATACTCAGGGCAAAAATTGCCTAGTGGAATTCAAGCCTAAGGCGGGCGAAGCTAATCTACactttgtttaagaattgagggaaTCCTGAGCACGCCGTTCAATTGGTAGTGAaccggaccagttgggaagGAACTTCCTTACACTGTTTGTTTAGCTTCGGCCGACTTATGGATGAATTATACTAGGCGGTTTTCGTCCTGAATATAATTCCTGCCCACGTCGTGTTTATGGGTTTAAATAAAACGGCAAACACCAACTTGTAGCCACTTTCGTCACGGTGTGAAGGAATGTccgatgaattgcctctgccctgggcgaaatCGTAAGTTGTATATTTTGCAAAACGGGTAATAACTCCCGACTGAAAGCTCCGTGGACTACAAACAATGGAAGTAAGTTGGTTCCCAACTGGTCCAGTTTGCCATCCCTCAAATCTTGAACAAAATGCTCTTTTAACTGTTTTCCTCCAATTCCGCCTTTATATAACAATCTATATTCCCTGGCTGGCCTGAAAATGAGACTTTGTCAATATGTATCTTTGAACTGCAATTATTTAGTTCTCCTTGGTTCGGCGATCGTTGGGACATACTTTATGTTCACCGTCTTGAGACCAACTGAAGTGAGGAAATCCAACAgcgtctctcctctaggatcaTCTATTTCCCCAATAAATATGCTCAGTGGTCGCATCACgaccaattaaagaattcaagACCACCTGATTCCGGGTGTTTTACCAGTTTCGTTAGTCATTGCGTTGGCGGAGGGCATATGGAAACAACCAGGTGCGTCCACGTCATCATCTTCTCTCCGCATTCTTCCTGGTACAATCAGAAGAGCACATTCTAATTGGCAAAAGTTAGCCTGAAGTTCCTCCGTTTTCTGGGAGATTTAGGCGTTAATACCGCGGACTGGTCGGCTATAATCGGGTGTCCAGGTTTTCCCATTATGGGAGTTGCAGTACTCTGCTTTCTAGTTGATTGCGCCGTACGCAATATGTGCACACTTTCCATTGAAATGGAAAGGATACCTCCCACAGAGTTCTTCGTGAAAGGAAATCAATTTGGTAAGGCCTTCAAGATCAGCTGTAACTTAATTGCTCAAAGTTGTAGGTGTCGCACTTTCTTACACTGTTACTGATGACAACACGATGAATGCGAAATTGCCCGAAGCTGGTTATCAAAAATTTGCTATGGGAATTAAGCTTAAGAGAAGGCAGCAGGAATTATATTATGTTTGACAAGGATAATAAACATCGGGAACCGCACTGCAATTACAGGTTGCTCATAACTATCACGGtttgataatttaatttaattgttgtttaataattgttggcgcaataatccaattagatcagggccttgaagtgtgttagagcacttcattcaagatcgaaacggtgcactacagtacactattgTCAGTATTCCGCTCGCCTAGGATTATTATCTTCATTCGGTTCGGTCAAATCAGTGTGTCATGATATAAATCGCTCTGGCccctgtgagatttgaaccgtgaccatCCGCTACGAAAACCCAGCGCTCCAACCACTGAGCCATCTGGACATATGGGGGCATCTGGCAGGCCGTAAACTAAAGAAGAGTCGATTTGGAATATCGTTTGATTAAACTGAGAGGGATAATCCTTTAAGTGctgaaaaagtacaaaaaaattgtaaccGGCGAGGTAGTTCTGAAAAAAAACGCTGGACCTATGCGGAAGTATTCAGACTCAGACGGGTGAGGGTGATTATAGGAATGCTTGGGTCTACCGACTGTTCTGAATGCATCACATTCCATTGTTCACGATGATGGAGGAACTCAAAGAGGTTGCAGAAAGACATGAATGTGGACATGCAATCCAACAATCCGATTAAAGAGATGTTAAAGTCGAACGAAAACTGGGTGCCTTAAATATAATGATACCCTACCCCCTACCTACCCCCCAATACAAGAAAGCTTTCAAGGAGAAGATTCTACGCGAGAAAGAAGCGAAGGATTACCATGAACGTGCTGGTCTAAAGCAGTGTTCTCCCTGTGAAGCTATCCTTTACGGTTTGATTCCGCGTTCACGGAGATGGCGGCAAGAAGAACCTGGAGGCGGACTAGCCGATGTAAATAACAAACGCTATTTTAACGTGGCCAAGTAatgtctttctaaaattttgatCTTTGTAGAAATAAATCCAATGCCAGGTCATCAAATGGTAtaaaaaaagaacaaatgtATGTGAAGAACTTCCCCCTCTTTGAAACtctcataataaaataaaaaaatatattaataaattttcccTTCTTTTTTTCAGGATATAATAGCTGGCATATTACTGACGATCTTTCTTATGATTTTCCTGATTCCTCTAGTCGACTTTTTGGACTACTACATTGTAACCCACTTATATTCTCCGCTTTTCGTCCTATTTATATCGATTATGTTAATCGTATGTCATCCCAAATCTGACAAGTGGACCCCTACAAGgtaattttatcattttagaGCTCGATCCACCTACATCATGCTTTCTTCGCAGGGGTGACTCCACGATGATGGTTTCCGTCACAGTTGGCCTTCAAATTGGTGCCTGGTTAAATTATCAAGTTGGTGACATGGTTCCAACCAGCCTTAAGCCACCCTATCAAATAATCTGGCCGACATATCAAATGTTTGGTATGCTTTTGCTTCGGACTGTACTGGGATTGTGTTGTATAGTGGCGACACGAGCAGTAGCGAAATCCATATCGTATGCCTTCGTATGTGCAATTTTAGGAAAACGTCCAAGCGAAATTCGAAAGTCAGAAAGTAGCTTAGAGAATCGCAATAAAAATGTCGTTGACTTGTGTTATAAGTATTTTACCTATGGAATGATTGGCTTTAATACGCAATATCTTTTACCAAATGCCTTTAAATTAGTTAGTTTAGGGCGACCCGACTTTTATACcgaaatttaaatgaaagtgaaaatgtttTGGAATGCTGAGTCAAGCAACAACAACTAAACTAGTCAAATGAGACAAGGATATTCGCTTCTAGTGCTcgaatttatcaaaaatattccACTATGTATTGTTTCTTTGAAACACGAAGGTTCATCTCtagtgaaaattttaaagttaATACATTTTTATGCTGCTTGATATACAGAATATGTCAATCAATGCCTGCTAGAGATGCTGTTGTCAGTATACAGATATGCTTTATGCCTAGGTTTTAAGCTCGCAATACGCTTTCGTGGAAGCGAAAGACAAAGCTAGTTTTGATATCGTACAAATTGTTACCCATCCACACACACTTTTGTCGTGCAAACATCATTTATGAATGATAAACACGAGATATGCAACGGCTCTTTGCACACGGGAAATTGGTCAACTAAAACATTTGTGAATTGTTTCTTTGACTTTCATACATATCAGTatattgtaaataatatttgTGTTCAATATATACGCTTTGCATAACAATTGTTGTGaaacagagaagaaaaaaagtagATGTTGCCCATTCCATTCATTGTTTACAAATGTAAGTTACAAAGCAATAGGTGCCTCTATTGCAGTTATATCAAAGGTTGTTATTTAGTTTATTGTCTCTTATGTATAAGTAATTATTATATACTTTCGATTGTGGTGTTATTGACTAGCACAAATTGAAGTTTTTTTCAATAACGTAGGAGAAAGTTCGATTTCAGGTTACATATCCGAATGCTAATGTTAACTCAATGTTTATTGAATTTGTCACAAAGTGCACACCATATGAGTCTTCAGATTTGTAGAATTCATAATAATAggaataaaaattattaattaaatgaaatgaaggtatttctatttatattttaatatGGGAGCCGAGGGCAGGCAAACATGAATATCCAATTGCCCACCCCATAGAACTGCCGCTAGATTTTACCTCGCGGGTCGGTTAGCAATTATACTGATATTTTTATATGATTATCTTTCGCTTTTCCTTTACGCTATACGGAGTTTTTTTAGAAGTTTATTACAAATGCTACCACTTTCTACGCCCATTTTCCGAAATGTTGGTCCTCATGCTCCGCGTCTTCTTCCGAGTCTCGCCAAGTTGAACATGAAATGAATCGACGTACTCGAAACTTGGTAGGTATTTACCACAGTTTAGTGGCCAGATAGTAACTGAGCTAACTGGTGATGGCAATCCAAAATTAGTTTCTGTCTCCATTCAGAATTAACTTGTATGCTTATCGGTCTTTCGTTGAATAACCGCATCGAGTCGAGTCATTTAACAATTGATGTTGCCTTTTCCTCGTTCTCGATTATTTGCACGACCTAGAAACCTAAAACCTaaaaaagttggcaaaattgaccgtgaaggtccacccgtaaagattgatgatgatgatgatgatgatggaaccGGCGACGGCACCTATTAACTGGCCACAGGAGCACGCGCTCCAAAATACAGTTATTCGTTAACGTGACGGGTTTGCTCTAATTCTTAGAAAGTTAAGCATTGCATGAAAGTGGCACTGGCGGATTTGGCGACAAGTAGCTGGAGTCGAATCAATATTTACCGCGAATTTCTTCACAGTTGGTGGAATTATTTCACGAGTACTCAAGAGATCGCACTAATTCGGACTGCGCGCTGTTCCCGTCTTTGTTTCCTCTTCCAACTCCGCTTTCTTCGTATTTTTTATAAACGCATAGCGAAACATTAAAACACACAGTTGCCTGCGATTACAGGATCAGCATTTCCAACGGTAGGTGTGTATGATTCCCGGCATGCAGCGTATATCGCACAACATAGCTAATGAAAAGGATCATCTAAAAAATATCCTCTCGTCGAATTCACCTACGCTAAGACAATGTTGTTCGTATGAGTTATTCAATGACTTCAAATTTGGTTCGAAGTATGTATTAGAGATAATATCCCATGGTGAATTGCACAGCAATGTCTTATAAGTAGTCAATTTCGCGTGTACAGATTTCCAAATTGTCCGGTTCAAATTAGCAACTTTTAAATAATCAACCGAAACTATCTCACAAAGCTGTCGTATTATATAAAGGTCTTTAAGGGCCGCCAATCCCACTGTTCTTGTCCACGCTCCGACTTTGTAACTTTTCTAATACTTTTCGTATTTTGCTTCGAAAAGGAATGGAACTGTGTCGTTGCGAATTTACGTCATTCGCTGCCACACAAACAAGGCCTTCTCGTTTCCAACTTGTCTCCAACTATCCACCAAATGCACGCGCCAAGGAAACGTCTCAACCGAAGTAACTTTGTTAAAGTGGGAGAATTCGGCTTTGAATTTTTATCACCGATTTACGCAGGCCAAATAAAAGATTAATACTCACCGATGAGATGAGCGACGTGTTGTGCATTAAATTGAATTCGAAACGCGGCTTTCTAACTACAATATTCACCCGATCCTCTTTACTTTCCACCGTCCTAAAAGACACTCTCAACTCGACTCATCAGTCCAGCCGTTCTTTCCTTGTCACCGTCCAGCTGTTCTTCCCGAGAACCGTTCTGCATGACGCTACTTTCGCCTTGAActctcttaagttcatgttgcagcaacatgcgccgCGGTCACTACTTATTGCAGAAAAGACAATCTGAACAATATATTGAACCCACAGGCGAATGTTGCATTTTACAACGATTTACATTTTCAAAActgtaaaaaattttaaaactttttctttGAAGTATCAAAATGAGCAGGGAGGGCCTACTTCTCACGATTACTCTGTGCGAAGTATTCCCGCTGTTTTTAATCA is a window encoding:
- the LOC119661709 gene encoding sphingosine-1-phosphate phosphatase 1-like; translated protein: MSATIEYLKSPELVVRIQQFFGVEYLNPPFGSPRKGVPASPNKIQNGHRSTAKSTQGPKEKAPEQASYRIRNKWWYYLFLIGTELGDEIFYASFIPFWFWNIDSAVGRRVIFLWSIVMYIGQSCKDIVRWQRPGPPVIRLQNKWALEYGMPSTHAMVAVSIPFSVLIFTLQRYQYPALIGLIAATTWCSVICVSRLYLGMHSVLDIIAGILLTIFLMIFLIPLVDFLDYYIVTHLYSPLFVLFISIMLIVCHPKSDKWTPTRGDSTMMVSVTVGLQIGAWLNYQVGDMVPTSLKPPYQIIWPTYQMFGMLLLRTVLGLCCIVATRAVAKSISYAFVCAILGKRPSEIRKSESSLENRNKNVVDLCYKYFTYGMIGFNTQYLLPNAFKLVSLGRPDFYTEI